In a single window of the Ignavibacteria bacterium genome:
- a CDS encoding TonB-dependent receptor yields the protein MRLFNHFFLALLLIFTIATVDLISQTTGKIAGVVRDDKGELLIGARVEIEGTQLRSGTDENGQYAILNVPVGTYSVKCTYVGYDSQVQNNISVSVGITSTVDFSLSVGGVVIDTTVIIAKRKTIDNGSGKIIGSEFIDNTGIRGIENIVAKTSGVVQDEKGQNINIRGGRTGETQIIIDGIVTNNPLDRGSTANVSNGALQELAVLTGGFSAEYGNVLSGVINVTTKSAQTNYTGSVEVVSDVIAGDYIKTKSQGYNIYSVSIGGPVIPTKKLSKYWSIFGSYEKTYNLVDQPVSTSVAELWAEDGILPNFSRAGQSYTGKTIISISEMTKGKVNLTLTGGFFGNEETSRLWTGSFGKFNSYHNPLVKDDNKQGYVKINQSFGSKTFYDLQASYLQSTYKRGDGIFFVDELIPSLQGKDGNVYPSILAYGDTNTVPGISGMGGTVSSSANFRVFRNPGTVSGLYEKQKTNALSFNLNFTHQVLTKKFGNHELKFGGEFKQFKVRSYSANVIGFGSLPNPNKYANGQGNGSVINNPVIDENGANSNFMEAYGYDVYGNEIEEDYIVNGLNVTEGPKKPRIGAFYFLDKMEFNYFNTNIGIRVDYMDPNTLVPISYENLKGSDGVLNEADYTTVEKTIEVSPRLGFSFPITDKTVFHAQYGKFIQLPALENLYENQRVIRDLADGGVGYFTVFNNPLLKPERTTAYELGVKHTAGDYVTVGLTAYYKETSDLIQAKNIRAQDNSYTFALYDNGDFGIVRGIDLSLDLRRINRLRATISYGLAFASGTGSDINSQSNIAYNGDEQPKIPTALDYDQRHTGSIELDYRWGTSDVPKGFWGGVLSRLGFNVLFSFNSGRPYTPSDNSIDVLGVVSSVGGNRPIAPLNSAYSPWNLRLDLKIDKTFKILNKLNANLYLLAINVLDQELINDVFATSGEAGNTGFLDSYQGQLWAQANGQQAVDLYKIRSHAINNYGPPRQVRLGFRLFFN from the coding sequence ATGAGGCTATTTAACCATTTCTTCTTAGCCCTTCTTCTAATTTTCACAATTGCCACAGTTGACCTCATTTCTCAGACAACCGGTAAAATAGCCGGTGTTGTAAGAGATGATAAAGGTGAGCTTTTGATCGGCGCGCGTGTAGAAATTGAGGGAACTCAATTGCGAAGCGGAACCGATGAAAACGGACAGTACGCAATACTAAACGTTCCGGTAGGCACATATTCAGTAAAATGTACATATGTAGGTTACGATTCCCAGGTTCAGAATAACATCAGTGTGAGCGTAGGTATTACCTCTACTGTTGATTTTTCACTTTCTGTGGGCGGAGTTGTAATTGATACAACCGTTATTATCGCAAAAAGAAAAACAATAGATAACGGAAGCGGTAAGATCATAGGTTCGGAATTTATCGATAACACCGGTATCAGGGGTATCGAAAATATAGTTGCAAAAACAAGCGGTGTTGTACAGGATGAAAAAGGCCAGAATATTAATATCAGGGGCGGCAGAACCGGTGAAACCCAGATCATTATTGATGGTATAGTTACAAATAATCCGTTAGACAGAGGTTCTACGGCTAACGTTTCAAACGGTGCTCTTCAGGAGCTTGCCGTATTAACAGGTGGTTTCAGCGCGGAATACGGTAACGTGCTCAGCGGTGTTATCAACGTTACAACAAAATCTGCACAAACAAATTATACAGGTTCTGTTGAAGTAGTTTCTGACGTTATCGCAGGTGATTATATTAAAACAAAATCACAGGGCTATAATATTTACAGTGTAAGTATCGGCGGTCCTGTAATTCCTACAAAAAAATTATCAAAATATTGGTCAATTTTCGGAAGTTATGAAAAGACCTATAATTTAGTAGACCAGCCTGTATCAACCAGCGTAGCTGAGCTATGGGCTGAAGATGGAATTCTTCCTAACTTTTCAAGAGCTGGTCAGTCCTATACCGGTAAAACAATAATCAGTATCAGTGAAATGACCAAAGGTAAAGTTAATTTAACATTAACCGGCGGCTTTTTTGGAAATGAAGAAACTTCAAGATTGTGGACCGGTTCATTCGGAAAATTCAATTCATACCACAATCCTTTAGTAAAAGATGACAATAAACAGGGCTATGTAAAAATTAACCAGTCATTTGGTTCAAAGACATTTTATGACCTGCAGGCTTCATATCTGCAGTCAACCTATAAAAGAGGTGATGGTATTTTCTTTGTTGATGAACTGATCCCAAGCCTGCAGGGTAAAGATGGAAATGTTTATCCTTCAATTCTGGCTTATGGCGATACAAATACTGTTCCCGGTATTTCAGGTATGGGCGGTACAGTATCGTCAAGCGCTAATTTCAGGGTTTTCAGGAATCCCGGAACAGTAAGTGGCCTATATGAAAAACAGAAAACAAATGCATTATCTTTTAATTTGAACTTCACTCACCAGGTACTTACAAAAAAATTCGGTAACCATGAGTTAAAATTTGGCGGTGAATTTAAACAGTTTAAAGTAAGAAGTTATTCAGCTAACGTAATAGGTTTTGGCTCATTGCCCAATCCAAATAAATATGCTAACGGTCAGGGTAACGGATCAGTTATCAATAATCCGGTGATAGATGAAAACGGTGCAAACTCCAACTTTATGGAAGCATACGGATATGATGTTTATGGTAATGAAATCGAAGAGGATTATATAGTAAACGGATTAAATGTAACAGAAGGTCCTAAAAAACCAAGAATAGGCGCATTCTATTTCCTTGATAAAATGGAATTCAATTATTTCAATACCAATATTGGTATCAGGGTAGATTATATGGATCCGAATACATTGGTTCCTATATCATATGAAAATTTAAAAGGATCTGATGGTGTTTTAAACGAAGCAGATTATACAACAGTAGAAAAAACAATTGAAGTAAGCCCAAGGCTTGGCTTCTCATTCCCGATAACCGATAAAACAGTTTTCCATGCACAATATGGAAAATTCATTCAGCTTCCTGCTCTTGAAAACCTCTATGAAAACCAGAGGGTAATAAGAGATCTGGCTGATGGCGGTGTAGGATATTTCACAGTATTTAATAACCCATTGTTAAAACCTGAAAGAACAACAGCATATGAGCTTGGCGTTAAACACACAGCCGGTGATTATGTAACAGTTGGTTTAACAGCTTACTATAAAGAAACATCAGATCTTATCCAGGCTAAAAATATAAGAGCCCAGGATAATTCATATACTTTCGCACTATATGATAATGGTGACTTTGGTATAGTAAGAGGTATTGATCTCAGCCTTGATCTCAGAAGAATCAACCGTTTGAGAGCTACAATTTCATACGGATTGGCATTTGCATCAGGTACTGGATCGGATATCAACTCTCAGAGCAATATTGCTTACAATGGTGATGAACAGCCTAAGATTCCAACAGCACTTGACTACGACCAGAGACACACAGGTTCAATTGAACTGGATTACAGGTGGGGAACATCAGATGTACCCAAAGGATTCTGGGGCGGAGTGCTTTCGCGTTTAGGCTTTAACGTTTTATTCAGCTTTAACAGCGGCAGACCTTATACACCTTCAGATAACTCTATAGACGTATTAGGTGTAGTTAGTTCTGTTGGCGGAAACAGGCCAATAGCTCCGCTTAATTCAGCTTACTCACCTTGGAATTTAAGGCTTGATCTAAAAATTGATAAAACATTCAAGATCTTAAATAAATTAAATGCTAATCTTTATTTGTTAGCAATTAATGTACTTGATCAGGAATTAATTAATGATGTATTTGCTACATCCGGAGAAGCCGGCAACACAGGTTTCTTAGATAGTTACCAGGGCCAGTTATGGGCACAGGCTAACGGACAGCAGGCAGTAGATCTTTATAAAATCAGGTCACATGCTATTAATAATTACGGTCCGCCAAGACAGGTTAGGCTCGGATTCAGATTATTCTTTAATTAA